The following coding sequences lie in one Arachis ipaensis cultivar K30076 chromosome B05, Araip1.1, whole genome shotgun sequence genomic window:
- the LOC107640120 gene encoding protein FAR1-RELATED SEQUENCE 6-like: protein MEHNFVEPSCLVPVSFTGDSLDGESEQLDKAIEYTKITELECDDTELVDELPDHSCLADDEIPRVGMRFEHLKLAQDFYATYAKKVGFISKIRATNFDRMTKQPINQSIHCNREGFWASRVKAPIRKNIMAGVGCRARIYAKFDREKHDWVLLKVELNHSHPCSTRKAVHYHENRELTMHAKCIIEDNDEAGIRPNKTFLALANKVGGPSNLGFSEKDVKNYISSRLRSTNVNVDVKEMLNYFMRMKELNPNYFYAVNINEDNKFTSAVWVDARCRASYEYYGEVVSFDTTYSTNWHGLPFAAFIGVNHHGKSTLLGCALLGSEEIPSFEWVFTQWLEYMGTAPKGIITNQYKSMFGAIKKVLPNTRHRWCIWHITQKIHNKLGGYSRFKELNAELKHIIWNSKSVEDFEDHWAEFIDEFNLHHNRWLSDLFEDRHMWVPIFFKGQLWASMRSTQRSEGMHSFFGGYLNCKTSLVQFVHEFNNVLGTKEQKELEDDAADSRGLIPCSTRSAIERRFQKEYTNKMFRDVQTEFGKKADCTIRAVDEQGNFTRVKVEEEIQVYETTRYVTFDVHFDRSTHEVRCDCILFESAGILCCHCLVVLSSYKVNEVPSFYVLPRWNKNIKRKHTYIKSSHDVRRSNESHNIFRELCAHFYNVAQEFVDCDDEADMLHNVLEDARAKLVDYRGKMRNNTVATAHNSIITGPSTVFGTEDIQAPSKVTTKGRPKGKRLGYELDKSIRKSMQRKRKSVRKDNRVESAANQASEASAQQIAKQGLGGFMSLLNSFDNT, encoded by the exons ATGGAGCACAATTTCGTTGAACCGAGTTGTCTCGTGCCAGTTTCTTTTACCGGTGATTCACTCGACGGAGAAAGTGAACAGTTGGACAAG GCCATAGAATATACGAAAATTACTGAGTTGGAATGTGATGACACGGAACTTGTTGATGAG TTACCAGACCATAGTTGCCTTGCTGATGATGAAATACCAAGAGTTGGGATGCGATTTGAGCATTTAAAGTTGGCCCAGGATTTTTATGCGACCTATGCAAAAAAAGTTGGTTTCATAAGTAAGATAAGGGCCACAAATTTTGACAGAATGACAAAGCAACCGATCAACCAATCTATCCATTGCAATCGGGAGGGTTTCTGGGCGTCTCGTGTCAAGGCACCCATACGGAAGAACATAATGGCAGGTGTTGGATGCAGAGCAAGAATATATGCAAAGTTCGATAGGGAAAAGCATGATTGGGTCTTGTTGAAGGTTGAACTAAATCACTCGCATCCGTGTTCAACTAGGAAGGCGGTGCACTACCACGAGAACAGGGAGTTAACAATGCATGCGAAGTGTAtcattgaggataatgatgaggcgGGCATTCGACCCAACAAGACCTTTCTAGCATTAGCCAATAAAGTTGGTGGGCCTTCGAACTTGGGCTTCTCAGAGAAGGACGTCAAGAATTATATTTCATCAAGACTCCGATCCACAAATGTCAACGTAGATGTCAAGGAGATGCTGAACTACTTCATGCGAATGAAGGAGTTGAATCCGAACTACTTTTACGCAGTGAATATAAATGAGGATAACAAGTTTACGAGTGCAGTTTGGGTGGATGCAAGGTGTAGGGCATCTTATGAATACTATGGAGAGGTGGTCTCATTTGATACCACATATAGCACGAACTG GCATGGATTGCCGTTCGCTGCTTTCATTGGTGTGAACCACCATGGTAAGTCCACTTTGTTAGGCTGCGCTCTGCTAGGCAGTGAGGAGATCCCGAGTTTTGAGTGGGTGTTCACACAATGGCTGGAGTACATGGGAACGGCACCGAAGGGCATCATCACAAACCAATACAAGTCTATGTTTGGTGCAATTAAGAAGGTCCTGCCCAATACACGACACCGGTGGTGCATATGGCATATAACCCAAAAGATACACAACAAGCTTGGAGGTTATTCTAGGTTCAAAGAGTTGAATGCTGAGTTGAAACACATTATATGGAACTCTAAGTCGGTTGAGGATTTTGAGGATCATTGGGCTGAGTTCATTGATGAGTTCAACTTACATCACAACAGATGGCTATCAG ATCTGTTTGAGGACCGACACATGTGGGTGCCTATCTTTTTCAAGGGTCAATTATGGGCTTCCATGAGGAGTACGCAGCGGAGTGAGGGTATGCATTCATTCTTTGGTGGATACTTAAATTGTAAGACTAGTTTGGTCCAGTTCGTCCACGAGTTCAACAATGTCCTAGGAACGAAAGAGCAGAAGGAACTGGAGGACGATGCTGCAGACTCGAGAGGTCTAATCCCATGTTCAACTAGATCAGCCATCGAGAGACGATTTCAAAAAGAGTATACCAACAAAATGTTTAGGGATGTCCAAACCGAGTTTGGCAAGAAGGCTGATTGCACTATTCGTGCCGTGGATGAACAGGGCAACTTCACTAGGGTAAAAGTGGAAGAGGAAATACAAGTCTATGAGACGACTCGATATGTTACGTTTGACGTCCATTTTGATCGTTCGACACACGAGGTTCGATGTGATTGCATCTTGTTCGAGAGTGCAGGTATATTATGTTGCCACTGTCTTGTAGTACTTTCATCTTACAAAGTTAATGAGGTACCTTCCTTCTATGTTTTACCTCGTTGGAACAAGAACATAAAGCGCAAGCACACCTACATTAAGAGTAGCCACGACGTTAGACGTTCAAATGAAAGCCACAACATATTCAGAGAGTTGTGTGCACATTTCTACAATGTTGCACAGGAATTCGTGGACTGTGATGATGAGGCAGACATGCTGCATAATGTTCTAGAGGATGCAAGGGCCAAACTAGTAGATTACCGTGGCAAGATGCGAAATAACACTGTCGCTACTGCACACAATAGCATCATCACAGGCCCTTCAACCGTTTTCGGCACAGAGGACATTCAGGCCCCATCAAAGGTAACCACTAAAGGTCGTCCAAAAGGCAAAAGGCTAGGATATGAGTTGGATAAATCAATCAGAAAATCCATGCAGAGAAAGCGGAAGAGTGTACGCAAG GATAATCGTGTAGAATCTGCTGCAAATCAAGCTTCAGAGGCTTCCGCTCAGCAGATTGCAAAGCAAGGACTTGGTGGATTCATGTCGCTGTTAAACTCCTTTGACAATACCTAG